The Mauremys reevesii isolate NIE-2019 linkage group 1, ASM1616193v1, whole genome shotgun sequence genome has a segment encoding these proteins:
- the SAP18 gene encoding histone deacetylase complex subunit SAP18, with protein MAVESRVTQEEIKKEPEKPIDREKTCPLLLRVFTTNNGRHHRMDEFSRGNVPSSELQIYTWMDATLKELTSLVKEVYPEARKKGTHFNFAIVFTELKRPGYRVKEIGSTMSGRKGTDDSMTLQSQKFQIGDYLDIAITPPNRAPPPSGRMRPY; from the exons ATGGCGGTGGAGTCGCGGGTCACGCAGGAGGAGATTAAGAAGGAGCCTGAGAAGCCCATCGACAGGGAGAAG ACGTGCCCGCTGCTGCTGCGGGTCTTCACCACCAACAACGGGCGGCACCACCGCATGGACGAGTTCTCCCGCGGCAACGTGCCCTCCAGCGAGCTGCAGATCTACACCTG gaTGGATGCAACTTTAAAAGAGCTGACCAGTTTAGTGAAAGAGGTCTACCCAGAAGCACGGAAGAAGGGCACACACTTCAATTTTGCAATAGTTTTTACAGAACTCAAGAGACCCGGTTATAG ggtGAAGGAGATTGGCAGCACAATGTCAGGCAGAAAGGGCACAGATGATTCCATGACTCTGCAGTCTCAGAAGTTCCAGATTGGAGACTACTTGGATATAGCAATTACTCCTCCAAATCGTGCACCGCCCCCATCAGGACGCATGAGACCATACTAA